A stretch of the Comamonas testosteroni TK102 genome encodes the following:
- a CDS encoding long-chain fatty acid--CoA ligase has product MPAHHQFWPNRLPHSITVPATSVWENLSVNARRYPDKAALVFLGRTTTYKELCEGTERMAAYLHGLGVQKGDRVIVLMQNSSQLVLAHYAIFRANAVVVPVNPMNTAEELKHYITDSGAKVAITTADLAPELAKASNALEPSEALQHLLVTRFTDGFDADVQGPDAPPEAWRNWLLGEREPASLNHGQVHAWTQALACSELPPPHTAGRDDLALLPYTSGTTGQPKGCMHLHRSINHNAVSGAMWGTGTSENVVLAVVPMFHITGMVSVLHSAIYMGATLIIMPRWERELAGRLISHYQVTSWTNIPTMVIDLLASPNFASFDLSSLKYIGGGGAAMPQAVAQRLLEQYGLRFCEGYGLTETAAPSHSNPPDHPKQQCLGIPFMSTDARVISPDTLEEVPQGEQGEIVVNGPEVFEGYWQRPEATEQSFMELDGKRFFRTGDLGRVDEEGYFFITDRLKRMINASGFKVWPAEVESLMFRHPGIQEACVISAKDAYRGETVKAVVVLRAGHEATTAEQIIQWCHDNMAVYKAPRLVQFVTALPKSGSGKVMWRMLQEQEAAA; this is encoded by the coding sequence ATGCCCGCTCATCACCAGTTTTGGCCCAATCGGCTGCCCCATTCGATCACCGTTCCAGCAACCAGCGTCTGGGAGAACCTGTCCGTCAATGCCAGGCGATATCCGGACAAGGCCGCGTTGGTGTTTCTGGGGCGCACCACGACCTATAAGGAGCTGTGCGAGGGCACGGAGCGCATGGCCGCCTATCTGCATGGCCTGGGCGTGCAGAAGGGCGACCGCGTCATCGTGCTGATGCAGAACAGCTCTCAGCTGGTGCTGGCGCATTACGCCATCTTTCGCGCCAATGCGGTGGTGGTGCCGGTCAATCCCATGAATACGGCAGAGGAGCTCAAGCACTACATCACGGACTCCGGCGCCAAGGTGGCCATCACCACGGCCGATCTGGCGCCGGAGCTGGCCAAGGCCAGCAATGCACTGGAGCCTTCCGAGGCGCTGCAGCATCTGCTGGTGACCCGGTTCACCGACGGCTTTGATGCCGATGTGCAGGGGCCGGATGCGCCGCCCGAAGCCTGGCGCAACTGGCTGCTCGGCGAGCGCGAGCCTGCCAGCCTGAACCACGGCCAGGTCCATGCATGGACGCAGGCGCTGGCCTGCAGCGAGCTGCCGCCGCCGCATACAGCGGGCCGTGACGATCTGGCCCTGCTACCCTATACCAGCGGCACCACGGGCCAGCCCAAGGGCTGCATGCACCTGCACCGCAGCATCAACCACAATGCTGTCTCGGGCGCGATGTGGGGCACGGGCACCAGCGAGAACGTGGTGCTGGCCGTCGTGCCCATGTTTCACATCACGGGCATGGTGTCCGTGCTGCACAGTGCCATCTACATGGGGGCGACGCTGATCATCATGCCGCGCTGGGAGCGCGAACTGGCCGGGCGCCTGATCTCGCACTATCAGGTCACGAGCTGGACCAATATCCCGACCATGGTGATCGATCTGCTGGCCAGTCCCAACTTCGCGTCCTTCGATCTGTCCAGCCTCAAATACATAGGCGGCGGCGGTGCCGCCATGCCCCAGGCCGTGGCCCAGCGTCTGCTCGAACAATACGGGCTGCGCTTCTGTGAAGGCTATGGCCTGACCGAAACCGCCGCGCCTTCTCACAGCAATCCGCCCGACCATCCCAAGCAGCAATGCCTGGGCATCCCCTTCATGAGCACCGATGCGCGCGTGATCAGTCCCGACACGCTGGAGGAAGTGCCCCAGGGGGAGCAGGGCGAGATCGTGGTCAACGGCCCCGAGGTGTTCGAAGGCTACTGGCAGCGCCCCGAGGCGACCGAGCAAAGCTTTATGGAGCTGGATGGCAAGCGCTTTTTCCGTACCGGCGACCTGGGACGCGTGGATGAGGAGGGTTATTTCTTCATCACCGACCGGCTCAAGCGCATGATCAATGCCAGCGGCTTCAAGGTCTGGCCGGCCGAGGTGGAGTCGCTGATGTTCCGCCATCCCGGGATTCAGGAGGCCTGCGTGATCTCCGCCAAGGATGCCTATCGCGGCGAAACCGTCAAGGCCGTGGTCGTGCTGCGTGCCGGTCATGAGGCCACGACGGCAGAGCAGATCATCCAGTGGTGCCACGACAATATGGCGGTCTACAAGGCACCGCGCCTGGTGCAGTTCGTGACGGCCTTGCCCAAGAGCGGCAGCGGCAAGGTGATGTGGCGAATGCTGCAGGAGCAGGAAGCTGCAGCCTGA